One genomic window of Cyprinus carpio isolate SPL01 chromosome B8, ASM1834038v1, whole genome shotgun sequence includes the following:
- the LOC109084682 gene encoding GTPase NRas-like: MTEYKLVVVGAGGVGKSALTIQLIQNHFVDEYDPTIEDSYRKQVVIDGETCLLDILDTAGQEEYSAMRDQYMRTGEGFLCVFAINNLKSFADVHLYREQIKRVKDSDDVPMVLVGNKCDLARTVDTKQAQELARSYGIEFVETSAKTRQGVEDAFYTLVREIRHYRMKKLNSREDRKQGCLGVSCEVM, encoded by the exons ATGACGGAGTATAAGTTGGTTGTTGTGGGAGCAGGTGGTGTTGGGAAGAGTGCTTTAACCATCCAGCTCATTCAAAATCACTTTGTGGATGAATATGACCCTACTATTGAG GACTCTTACAGGAAGCAGGTGGTGATTGACGGTGAGACGTGTCTGTTGGACATCCTGGACACTGCAGGTCAGGAAGAGTACAGCGCAATGAGGGACCAGTACATGAGGACAGGAGAGGGTTTCCTCTGTGTCTTTGCCATAAACAACCTCAAATCCTTCGCCGATGTGCATTTGTACAG AGAACAGATCAAGCGCGTGAAGGACTCGGATGATGTTCCCATGGTCCTAGTGGGGAACAAGTGCGATTTGGCCAGAACGGTGGACACCAAGCAAGCTCAGGAACTTGCCAGAAGCTACGGCATTGAGTTTGTAGAAACTTCAGCCAAGACCAGACAG ggAGTTGAGGATGCTTTTTACACCCTCGTCCGTGAGATCCGACATTATCGCATGAAAAAGCTCAACAGCAGAGAAGACAGGAAGCAGGGCTGTCTGGGCGTGTCCTGTGAAGTCATGTGA
- the LOC109084681 gene encoding ankyrin repeat and SOCS box protein 13-like, with product MMEFEITRTRPSLFGDIAHGLGFWTDRSAVHEAAAQGRAVQLQKLIENGASVNIVAVDSITPLHEACIQGQTQCVKLLLDAGAHVDARNIDGSTPLCDACAAGSLECVKLLLEHGATVNPPLFTFSPLHEACMGGNSKCVQLMIDEGALMEAHDCHFGTPLHVACARQHLECVKVLLNAGANVNAAKLHETALHHAAKVKNLELIELLVESGGNVFARDNLGKKPIQYTRAGSAPALCLEFYESTPLSLQQLCRIAFRNALGKQGLGVLTQLGLPNRIISFLSYLPAPPLELFQS from the exons ATGATGGAATTTGAAATAACGCGCACAAGGCCTTCGCTCTTTGGTGACATTG CTCATGGCCTGGGGTTCTGGACCGATCGTTCGGCAGTGCATGAGGCCGCGGCTCAGGGCAGAGCTGTGCAGCTCCAAAAACTGATTGAGAACGGAGCATCTGTCAACATTGTGGCTGTGGACTCAATTACACCCCTGCATGAGGCCTGTATTCAGGGCCAGACACAGTGTGTGAAGCTGCTCCTAGATGCTGGAGCTCAT GTTGATGCTCGTAACATTGACGGCAGCACTCCGTTGTGTGATGCCTGTGCTGCTGGTAGTCTGGAGTGTGTGAAGTTGCTGTTAGAACATGGAGCCACGGTAAATCCTCCCCTCTTCACCTTCTCTCCCCTGCACGAGGCCTGCATGGGCG GTAACTCTAAATGTGTTCAGCTCATGATTGATGAAGGTGCGTTGATGGAAGCTCACGACTGTCACTTTGGCACTCCTCTGCATGTGGCGTGTGCAAGACAACATCTCGAGTGCGTCAAAGTCCTGCTCAACGCAG GCGCAAATGTAAATGCTGCTAAACTTCACGAGACCGCACTGCATCATGCTGCCAAAGTGAAAAATCTGGAACTAATTGAGCTTTTGGTAGAATCTGGCGGAAATGTTTTCGCCAGAGACAACCTTGGAAAAAAGCCCATTCAGTACACCAGAGCCGGCTCAGCGCCTGCACTCTGCCTAGAGTTTTATGAAT CCACTCCTCTCAGTCTTCAACAGTTATGCAGAATTGCTTTCAGAAATGCCCTCGGGAAACAGGGGCTGGGGGTGTTGACTCAACTGGGCCTCCCAAACCGAATCATCAGTTTCCTGTCTTATTTACCAGCTCCTCCCCTGGAGCTCTTCCAGTCCTGA
- the LOC109084688 gene encoding pleckstrin homology domain-containing family A member 2-like: MPYLDRQNRTCGFLDIEENENSDKFYRRYFILDTHENFLLWYMDNPQNLPPGTKFVGSLRLSYISKVNEVSVKQKPKAEFCFVINALSRRYFLQANDAMDLKEWVIALNNATKITVPKASPVTQSSDATNVSNPSQSTSRQAYKTEIVGGVVVHTPVQQSDNEDVFTSELGSHVTLRRCQSVRPNVMRSGYCVKQGNVRKSWKRRFFILDDQTVSYYKSEMDKEPLRSIRLQDVLKVNECLVKSGDLLSRDNLFEIITNTRTFYIQTDTPEDMKGWIKDISSKIQDFRGPSKFRSSSKTFSAQRKPQLVKSVSTVDSWQPWTPVPNQEKHSKEECQREGPYSSLPSLSHMGHIFQSTTRQSRQRHHSQPQLAPSDTDFPDSLDNLRSTDV, encoded by the exons ATGCCTTACCTGGACAGACAAAATCGGACCTGTGGATTCCTGGATATTGAGGAAAATGAGAACAGTGATAAGTTTTATCGGCGTTATTTTATCTTGGATACTCATGAGAATTTTCTCCTCTGGTATATGGACAATCCACAG aacttacCTCCGGGAACGAAGTTTGTTGGAAGTTTACGACTCAGTTACATTTCAAAG GTTAATGAAGTATCAGTAAAGCAGAAACCAAAAGCAGAATTCTGCTTTG taATAAATGCATTGTCCAGACGGTACTTTCTGCAGGCCAATGATGCTATGGACTTGAAGGAATGGGTCATTGCTCTGAATAATGCCACCAAAATTACA GTTCCGAAAGCATCACCAGTGACCCAAAGCTCTGATGCCACAAATGTTTCAAACCCAAGTCAGTCAACATCTCGACAGGCGTATAAAACAGAAATTGTGGGAGGTGTGGTGGTGCACACGCCAGTCCAGCAG AGCGATAATGAGGACGTCTTCACGAGTGAACTAGGATCACATGTTACTTTGAGGAGATGTCAGAGTGTGCGTCCAAATGTCATGAGGTCTGGCTATTGTGTCAAGCAAGGCAATGTG AGGAAAAGCTGGAAGAGGAGGTTTTTTATTCTAGATGACCAAACTGTGAGCTACTATAAATCTGAAATG GATAAAGAACCTTTACGCAGTATTCGATTGCAGGATGTGCTGAAAGTTAATGAGTGTCTGGTGAAATCAGG AGATCTGCTGTCTCGTGATAACCTTTTTGAAATCATCACCAATACCAGAACCTTCTACATCCAG acagACACCCCAGAAGACATGAAAGGCTGGATCAAGGATATCTCCTCAAAAATTCAAGACTTTAGAGGACCAAGTAAG TTCCGCTCTTCCAGCAAAACCTTTTCTGCGCAGAGGAAGCCTCAGCTTGTGAAGTCCGTCTCCACTGTAGATTCGTGGCAGCCGTGGACCCCGGTGCCCAATCAGGAGAAGCATTCGAAGGAAGAGTGTCAGAGAGAAGGGCCGTACAGCTCTCTTCCCTCACTCTCACACATGGGCCACATCTTTCAGTCAACGACTCGACAGTCTCGACAGCGACACCATTCCCAGCCTCAACTCGCTCCCAGCGACACAGACTTTCCCGACAGTCTCGACAATCTCCGCTCCACTGATGTTTAG